One window of the Salvia splendens isolate huo1 chromosome 1, SspV2, whole genome shotgun sequence genome contains the following:
- the LOC121796840 gene encoding transcription factor MUTE-like, producing MSHIAVERNRRKQMNDHLKVLRSLTPCFYIKRGDQASIIGGVIEFIKELHQVVQSLETKKRRKSLSPSPGPSPRQFRLSPPQPETPFFGDFKELGACCNSPVADVEAKISGSNVILRTLSKRIPGQIVRVVGVLERLSFEILHLNISTMEDTVLYSFVVKIGLECQVSVEELAFEVQQSFCSQQVYIREHAQILS from the exons ATGTCTCACATCGCTGTCGAGAGAAACCGCCGCAAGCAGATGAACGACCACCTCAAAGTCCTACGTTCCTTAACCCCGTGTTTCTACATCAAACGG GGTGACCAAGCCTCGATTATTGGTGGAGTGATCGAGTTCATTAAGGAGCTGCATCAAGTGGTGCAGTCGTTGGAGacgaagaagaggaggaagagcCTGAGCCCTAGCCCGGGCCCCAGCCCTAGGCAGTTCAGGCTCAGTCCTCCTCAGCCGGAAACACCCTTTTTTGGGGATTTCAAGGAGTTGGGAGCTTGCTGCAACTCCCCGGTTGCTGACGTGGAGGCGAAGATCTCGGGATCCAACGTGATTCTAAGAACTCTATCGAAACGAATCCCGGGGCAGATCGTGAGGGTCGTTGGTGTCTTGGAGAGGCTTTCCTTTGAGATTCTTCACTTGAACATTAGTACCATGGAAGATACCGTTCTTTACTCCTTTGTGGTCAAG ATAGGGTTGGAGTGCCAAGTGAGTGTGGAGGAGCTAGCATTTGAAGTTCAGCAAAGTTTCTGCTCTCAACAAGTCTACATTAGGGAACATGCACAAATTTTGTCATga
- the LOC121793964 gene encoding dual specificity protein phosphatase 1-like isoform X1, translated as MAGDAYKEHIAGLLKVIRASKIVKEDNIPCLIEDGLFLGSLGAANNKTALKALNVTHILTVAYSLIPSHPNDFVYKVIEVRDTEDVKLSQYFDESFAFIDEAKASGGGILVHCFLGRSRSVTVIVAYLMFKHGMSLSEAMEHVRVKRPMMCPNQGFISQLEEYAKFLQDAKNKDRSAHEPEMSGGSV; from the exons ATGGCTGGTGATGCATATAAGGAACATATTGCAGGACTATTGAAAGTCATCCGAGCTTCGAAAATTGTCAAAGAGGACAACATTCCTTGCCTAATTGAAGAT GGCCTTTTCTTAGGATCTCTTGGAGCTGCCAATAATAAGACTGCTCTGAAAGCGTTGAACGTCACTCACATATTGACTGTCGCCTATTCGCTGATCCCTTCTCACCCTAACGATTTTGTTTACAAAGTTATCGAAG TTCGCGACACAGAAGATGTCAAACTATCTCAGTACTTCGACGAGAGTTTTGCATTTATAGATGAAGCTAAGGCGTCAGGAGGTGGTATACTGGTTCACTGCTTTCTTGGACGATCAAGAAG TGTTACCGTCATTGTTGCTTATCTTATGTTTAAACATGGTATGAGCTTATCTGAAGCTATGGAGCACGTGAGGGTGAAAAGGCCAATGATGTGTCCCAACCAAGGATTCATTTCACAACTCGAGGAGTATGCGAAATTTCTTCAAG ATGCAAAAAACAAGGACAGATCAGCACACGAGCCTGAAATGTCGGGTGGCTCAGTATAG
- the LOC121793964 gene encoding dual specificity protein phosphatase 1-like isoform X2: MAGDAYKEHIAGLLKVIRASKIVKEDNIPCLIEDGLFLGSLGAANNKTALKALNVTHILTVAYSLIPSHPNDFVYKVIEVRDTEDVKLSQYFDESFAFIDEAKASGGGILVHCFLGRSRSYGAREGEKANDVSQPRIHFTTRGVCEISSRCKKQGQISTRA, from the exons ATGGCTGGTGATGCATATAAGGAACATATTGCAGGACTATTGAAAGTCATCCGAGCTTCGAAAATTGTCAAAGAGGACAACATTCCTTGCCTAATTGAAGAT GGCCTTTTCTTAGGATCTCTTGGAGCTGCCAATAATAAGACTGCTCTGAAAGCGTTGAACGTCACTCACATATTGACTGTCGCCTATTCGCTGATCCCTTCTCACCCTAACGATTTTGTTTACAAAGTTATCGAAG TTCGCGACACAGAAGATGTCAAACTATCTCAGTACTTCGACGAGAGTTTTGCATTTATAGATGAAGCTAAGGCGTCAGGAGGTGGTATACTGGTTCACTGCTTTCTTGGACGATCAAGAAG CTATGGAGCACGTGAGGGTGAAAAGGCCAATGATGTGTCCCAACCAAGGATTCATTTCACAACTCGAGGAGTATGCGAAATTTCTTCAAG ATGCAAAAAACAAGGACAGATCAGCACACGAGCCTGA
- the LOC121757637 gene encoding probable aquaporin NIP7-1, whose amino-acid sequence MELEEGDIDPKYSKQMIILRSVKQWQINQVESGNVPLYVIAQVGGSVLATYAGQFVYDIKPELMLMTPARRRWTEAFLVELVATFIVLFMTTSLFNELQSVRQYVSGFVAGRAIWLGVLVSGPVSGGSMNPARSLGPGLVTWRFDRLWVYLVAPTVGAIAGVVVYRALRLQGWSCDIIQGTHPSLQ is encoded by the exons ATGGAGTTGGAGGAAGGAGACATTGATCCTAAATATAGTAAACAGATGATTATATTAAGATCCGTAAAGCAATGGCAGATTAATCAAGTGGAGTCGGGGAAT GTTCCGTTGTATGTTATTGCGCAAGTAGGGGGATCCGTTCTAGCGACGTACGCAGGGCAGTTCGTGTACGACATCAAGCCGGAGCTGATGCTGATGACGCCAGCCCGTCGGAGGTGGACCGAAGCCTTCTTGGTGGAGCTTGTAGCGACGTTCATCGTGCTCTTCATGACTACTTcattgttcaacgaattgcaATCGGTAAGAC AATATGTGTCTGGATTTGTTGCTGGAAGGGCTATATGGTTGGGAGTCCTTGTCTCGGG GCCTGTCTCAGGAGGATCAATGAACCCAGCAAGATCACTAGGACCAGGACTTGTTACATGGAGATTTGATAGATTGTGGGTATATCTTGTAGCCCCGACGGTCGGAGCAATCGCCGGCGTCGTCGTTTATCGAGCCTTGCGCCTCCAAGGCTGGTCTTGCGACATCATCCAAGGCACCCATCCCTCATTGCAGTAG